A stretch of Metabacillus sp. FJAT-52054 DNA encodes these proteins:
- a CDS encoding acyl-CoA carboxylase subunit beta — translation MDIYDKINELYDRRREIEMGGGDDKIEKQHEKGKLTARERIDLLVDEGTFVELNAFIEHRCNDFGLQGKKGPGDGVVTGYAKVNGRPIYLFSQDFTVFGGALGEMHAKKIAAVMDLAAKNGTPFIGLNDSGGARIQEGVVSLDGYGHIFYRNSIYSGVIPQISVILGPCAGGAVYSPAITDFVFMVEKTSQMFITGPKVIETVTGEKISSEDLGGAHVHNTVSGNAHFSGGTEQEVLEKVRLLLSYLPQNNEEKPPNEEEPEGSDYRPDLTDLIPFDAIRPYDVRTVIHNIMDPDSFMEVHEGFAKNMVVGFARIKGKTVGLVCNQPKYMAGGLDIDSSDKAARFIRFCDSFNIPIITFEDVTGFFPGVKQEHGGIIRHGAKILYAYSEATVPKITVILRKAYGGAYVALNSKSIGADLVYAWPNAEIAVMGPQGAANIIFSRDIQNSEEPEAERAKKIEEYREKFANPYVAASQGMVDDVIDPRETRIKLIQALDMLSSKKETRPYKKHGNIPL, via the coding sequence ATGGATATTTACGATAAAATTAACGAATTATATGACCGCCGGCGTGAGATTGAGATGGGCGGCGGAGATGATAAAATAGAAAAACAGCATGAAAAGGGAAAGCTAACGGCAAGAGAACGAATTGACCTACTGGTTGATGAGGGGACCTTTGTTGAACTGAATGCGTTTATTGAACACCGGTGCAATGATTTTGGCCTCCAAGGCAAAAAAGGACCGGGAGATGGAGTGGTAACCGGGTATGCAAAGGTAAATGGCAGACCCATTTATTTATTTTCACAGGACTTCACGGTATTTGGCGGAGCGCTCGGAGAAATGCATGCGAAAAAAATTGCAGCAGTGATGGACCTTGCAGCGAAGAACGGCACTCCATTCATTGGGCTGAATGACTCTGGAGGTGCGAGGATTCAAGAGGGTGTGGTATCATTAGATGGTTACGGACACATCTTTTACAGAAACAGCATATATTCAGGGGTCATTCCCCAAATATCCGTTATTCTGGGACCGTGTGCAGGCGGCGCGGTTTATTCTCCGGCTATTACTGATTTTGTTTTCATGGTGGAGAAAACAAGCCAAATGTTTATTACAGGGCCGAAGGTTATTGAAACCGTGACTGGTGAGAAAATCAGCTCAGAAGATCTTGGTGGAGCGCATGTACATAATACAGTCAGCGGGAATGCCCATTTTTCCGGCGGGACAGAGCAGGAAGTTTTGGAAAAGGTCCGGCTTCTTTTAAGCTATCTGCCTCAGAATAATGAAGAAAAGCCGCCAAATGAAGAAGAACCTGAAGGGAGCGATTACCGTCCTGATTTAACTGATTTAATCCCTTTTGATGCGATCAGACCCTATGATGTAAGAACCGTCATTCATAATATTATGGACCCGGATTCATTCATGGAAGTCCATGAGGGCTTTGCCAAAAATATGGTGGTCGGATTTGCACGGATAAAGGGAAAAACGGTCGGTTTAGTCTGCAATCAGCCGAAATACATGGCTGGAGGACTGGATATCGATTCTTCAGACAAAGCTGCGAGATTTATCCGTTTTTGTGATTCCTTTAACATTCCGATTATTACATTTGAAGATGTAACCGGATTTTTCCCTGGTGTTAAACAGGAGCATGGCGGAATTATCCGTCACGGAGCAAAAATTTTATACGCATACTCAGAAGCAACGGTTCCCAAAATTACGGTTATTTTAAGAAAAGCATACGGGGGTGCCTATGTAGCACTAAACAGCAAATCAATCGGTGCAGACCTGGTATACGCATGGCCGAACGCTGAAATTGCCGTGATGGGACCCCAAGGTGCGGCAAATATCATTTTTTCAAGAGACATTCAAAACAGTGAAGAACCGGAAGCGGAACGAGCAAAAAAAATTGAGGAATATCGTGAGAAATTCGCTAATCCATACGTAGCAGCAAGCCAGGGAATGGTCGATGATGTCATCGATCCTAGGGAAACCAGGATTAAGCTTATTCAGGCACTGGACATGCTCTCTTCTAAGAAAGAGACACGGCCATACAAAAAACACGGAAATATTCCGCTATAA
- the mce gene encoding methylmalonyl-CoA epimerase: protein MIKKVDHIGIAVTSIQNSLPFYEATLGMKLIGEEEVPSQLVKVAFLDAGNQKIELLEPTSSDSPVAKFIEKRGEGIHHVAYKVENIAARIEELKTQGINMIDHTPRLGAGGAAIAFLHPKSTGGTLTELCEKKGNDVK, encoded by the coding sequence ATGATAAAAAAAGTAGATCATATAGGGATCGCGGTAACATCTATTCAGAATTCGCTGCCGTTTTATGAAGCCACATTAGGTATGAAGCTCATTGGAGAGGAAGAAGTGCCTTCCCAGCTGGTCAAGGTCGCTTTTTTAGACGCGGGCAATCAAAAAATTGAGTTGCTTGAGCCGACTTCCTCCGATAGCCCGGTAGCAAAGTTTATTGAAAAAAGAGGCGAAGGAATTCATCACGTAGCTTATAAAGTAGAAAACATTGCAGCACGGATTGAAGAACTGAAGACGCAGGGCATTAACATGATCGACCATACTCCGCGCTTAGGTGCAGGAGGGGCTGCCATTGCGTTTCTGCACCCGAAATCAACAGGCGGAACTTTAACAGAGCTTTGTGAAAAAAAGGGGAATGATGTGAAATGA
- the prli42 gene encoding stressosome-associated protein Prli42, with protein MSNKKVQKIVVMVMLGVMLLTTLLAGLSTFIGF; from the coding sequence ATGTCCAATAAAAAAGTCCAGAAAATTGTTGTGATGGTTATGCTGGGAGTCATGCTCCTGACAACGCTTCTAGCCGGATTATCAACTTTCATCGGGTTCTAA
- a CDS encoding L,D-transpeptidase — MMILSILMASPIWPLGHNPVEGDPYLIINKQTNEMAFIDDGSIQKIYSVASGKESKLTPEGEFSIVVKAVDPYYRKKDIPGGDPKNPLGPRWIGFDAEGTDGRTYGIHGTNRESSIGSFVTQGCVRMHNEEVKQLFSKIPIGTKVWITDTNQTFETLAKEKGAISTE; from the coding sequence ATGATGATTCTTTCCATACTGATGGCTTCTCCGATTTGGCCGCTGGGACATAACCCGGTTGAGGGAGATCCATACCTGATTATAAATAAGCAAACGAACGAAATGGCTTTTATTGATGATGGATCGATTCAGAAGATTTACTCTGTTGCCAGCGGTAAGGAATCAAAGCTTACACCAGAGGGAGAATTCTCAATTGTCGTTAAAGCGGTGGATCCATACTACCGGAAAAAAGACATTCCCGGCGGAGATCCGAAAAATCCTCTCGGTCCCCGATGGATCGGATTTGATGCAGAAGGAACGGATGGACGGACATATGGTATTCACGGAACGAATCGCGAATCATCCATCGGAAGCTTTGTCACACAGGGCTGTGTCCGCATGCACAATGAAGAAGTTAAACAGCTCTTTTCCAAAATTCCAATCGGAACCAAAGTCTGGATTACCGATACGAATCAAACGTTTGAAACACTGGCTAAGGAAAAAGGGGCCATTTCAACCGAATAA
- a CDS encoding aromatic acid exporter family protein: protein MKQFRIGYRTIKTALGTAAAISLAQLFGLQNFPSAGIIAILCIQVTKKKSLQSSWARFLACSIAIIFSFAFFELFGYSPLVIGLMLLLFIPVAVMAKAKEGIVTSSVIILHLYASNHITLPLILNELALIATGIGVALIMNLYMPSVDRRLETYQKKIEANFASIFCQMELYLLEGDNQWDGKEITETASLIHEAKTLAFRDVENHFLRNENLYYHYFRMREKQFELIERLLPLISNLSVTVEQGEMIADFIKDLREHIHPGNTAHMFLRKLHDMKASFQEMELPKTREEFETRASLLHLVRELEQYLVMKSYFKGLK, encoded by the coding sequence ATGAAGCAATTTAGAATAGGCTACAGAACGATAAAAACCGCATTGGGAACTGCTGCCGCGATCAGCCTAGCCCAATTGTTCGGACTTCAAAATTTCCCCTCAGCAGGAATTATTGCGATTCTCTGCATTCAGGTAACAAAGAAAAAATCCCTGCAAAGCTCATGGGCGAGATTTCTGGCGTGTTCCATCGCTATCATATTTTCATTCGCATTTTTTGAGCTGTTCGGCTATTCTCCGCTAGTCATCGGACTTATGCTGCTGTTATTTATACCGGTAGCTGTTATGGCAAAAGCGAAGGAAGGCATTGTAACCAGCTCTGTCATCATTCTTCATTTATACGCATCCAACCATATTACTTTACCGCTCATATTGAACGAGCTTGCCCTGATTGCAACAGGCATCGGTGTTGCCCTAATCATGAACCTTTATATGCCGAGCGTCGACAGAAGGCTGGAAACATATCAAAAAAAGATAGAAGCCAATTTTGCCTCGATTTTCTGCCAGATGGAGCTGTATCTGCTTGAAGGGGACAATCAATGGGATGGCAAAGAGATAACAGAAACGGCGAGTCTCATTCATGAAGCCAAAACACTTGCCTTCCGGGATGTTGAAAACCATTTCCTCCGGAACGAAAACCTGTATTACCATTATTTTCGGATGAGAGAAAAACAATTCGAATTAATTGAACGGCTATTGCCGCTGATTTCAAACTTATCCGTTACCGTTGAACAGGGGGAAATGATCGCCGATTTCATTAAAGATCTGCGCGAGCATATTCATCCAGGAAACACCGCCCATATGTTTTTAAGAAAGCTGCACGATATGAAAGCATCCTTTCAGGAAATGGAGCTGCCGAAAACAAGAGAAGAATTTGAAACCCGTGCTTCCCTTCTTCATCTTGTGAGGGAGCTTGAACAATATTTAGTGATGAAAAGTTATTTCAAAGGACTGAAATAA